A stretch of the Lytechinus variegatus isolate NC3 chromosome 5, Lvar_3.0, whole genome shotgun sequence genome encodes the following:
- the LOC121415116 gene encoding kin of IRRE-like protein 3, translated as MNHICCIPVLLCAVVWTHYARAGFIVEPSSIEGIQSETVVLPCTIRNEPGAIVVWYRNKAQLSIDNNLVNSLDPDVRARFSVVGNGTSGEFNLQIVNVKPADESQYYCSFISRSGGASSVVATLTVLIPPSEGYPKCSVTAETPQNTKNAFWPGEVALLSCESMGGDPAANLTWYRKNWTMSHAAKHTNIYRRILTPGDNGVTFICEATSSALREPRRCEVTPMSIPPEVHVRPLTNSVQFGTNATFHCEVSAITRVQEYNWFIEGNLLTPETPGVVFGNNGKVLVIANVQMEHDSKPVECEAVIKNRLVARAGTTVVVIPPRKTAPPIPSKPTEKVTIIQVEKSEVPTSHPILSANMNLIIVIVSGSLIVLLLLIAIIMGCWVFGFRKPRRPNTRVNIDYGEVPAEMPLDGISHYSVPAALFSTEIPDSRLNESFHQPRHFDENASGYISALYATLDKNKRYPPKTNSSSSLPEKPVAQITPTAGRVVPHFAAASTIDKRKSTGAIAYSDLKDLDNDPDFKKGCSCDCKSADYDDNEDPATEQ; from the coding sequence ATGAACCATATATGTTGCATTCCTGTACTCTTATGTGCAGTTGTTTGGACTCATTATGCTCGGGCAGGATTTATCGTCGAACCCTCATCTATAGAAGGAATTCAATCAGAAACTGTTGTACTACCATGCACGATACGAAACGAACCCGGCGCCATTGTTGTTTGGTACAGAAACAAAGCGCAGCTGAGTATAGATAACAATCTAGTGAATAGTTTAGACCCTGACGTACGAGCAAGATTCTCTGTCGTTGGCAATGGAACATCTGGAGAATTCAACCTTCAGATTGTCAACGTCAAACCTGCAGATGAAAGTCAATATTACTGTTCATTTATCAGTCGATCAGGAGGAGCGTCTTCAGTCGTTGCCACCTTGACCGTTTTAATTCCACCAAGTGAAGGATATCCAAAGTGCTCAGTAACTGCCGAGACCCCACAGAACACTAAAAATGCTTTCTGGCCAGGTGAAGTGGCCCTTCTTAGTTGCGAATCAATGGGAGGTGATCCTGCGGCGAACCTTACATGGTATCGCAAGAACTGGACAATGTCCCACGCGGCCAAGCATACGAACATCTATAGGAGGATACTTACACCAGGAGATAATGGAGTCACCTTCATCTGCGAAGCGACCAGTAGTGCCTTAAGAGAACCCCGGCGTTGTGAGGTGACCCCTATGAGCATTCCACCAGAAGTACATGTTAGACCTTTGACCAACTCTGTGCAGTTCGGTACCAATGCCACTTTCCACTGCGAAGTCAGCGCCATCACACGAGTCCAGGAATACAACTGGTTTATCGAGGGAAATCTCCTTACCCCCGAGACACCAGGTGTGGTCTTCGGCAACAATGGAAAGGTACTTGTGATCGCCAATGTGCAAATGGAACACGATAGTAAACCAGTGGAGTGCGAGGCGGTCATCAAAAATCGGCTGGTAGCGAGAGCAGGTACCACAGTTGTGGTCATTCCACCTAGGAAGACGGCGCCACCAATACCCTCAAAACCCACTGAAAAGGTCACAATCATCCAGGTCGAGAAGTCGGAGGTACCAACCTCCCATCCTATTTTATCTGCAAACATGAATCTAATCATCGTCATCGTGTCAGGTTCACTCATAGTTCTCCTCCTGCTCATCGCTATCATCATGGGTTGCTGGGTCTTCGGCTTCCGCAAGCCGCGAAGACCAAACACAAGGGTCAACATCGACTACGGCGAAGTCCCTGCAGAAATGCCTTTGGATGGCATTAGCCATTATTCCGTACCTGCAGCTTTGTTCAGCACAGAGATTCCGGATTCAAGATTAAACGAATCTTTCCATCAACCGCGGCACTTTGACGAAAACGCTTCGGGATACATATCAGCACTGTACGCTACACTGGATAAAAACAAGAGATACCCGCCGAAAACGAACAGCTCATCGTCGCTGCCGGAGAAACCAGTGGCCCAAATTACTCCGACCGCCGGTAGGGTGGTCCCGCATTTCGCCGCCGCTTCTACCATCGACAAACGAAAGTCGACCGGGGCGATCGCTTATTCAGACCTGAAGGATTTAGACAATGACCCTGACTTTAAGAAAGGGTGTAGTTGTGACTGTAAGTCCGCTGACTATGATGATAACGAAGATCCTGCCACAGAACAATGA